One window of Pyxicephalus adspersus chromosome 4, UCB_Pads_2.0, whole genome shotgun sequence genomic DNA carries:
- the EXTL3 gene encoding exostosin-like 3: MSGYTMLRNGGFGNGGQPWMLRWSSRIRLSWLSFTLFIILVFFPLIAHYYLTTIDDDNNRGKPLFVPRTGNELCEVKHVQDLCRIRESVSEELLQLEAKRQELNSEIAKLNLKIEACKKSIENAKQDLLQLKNVISQTEHSYKELMAQNQPKLSLPIRLLPDKDDVNLPLPKSKRNCRLHNCFDYSRCPLTSGFPVYVYNGDQYPFGNLIDPLIKQALEASVRTNIYVTENANIACIYVVLLGEMQESSMPKPTDLEQQLHSLPYWRTDGHNHLIINLSRKSETQNYLYNVSTGRAMIAQSTYYDLQYRPGFDIITTPLVHAMSEPNFLEIPSQVPVKRKYLFSFQGEKIESLRSSLQEARSFEEEIEGNAPADYDDRIITTLKAVQDSKLDFVMVEFTCKNQPKASLPTEWALCGGREDRLELLKQSTFALIITPGDSQLIISAGSAMRLFEALEVGAIPVILGEQIQLPYHDMIRWNEAVFIIPKPRITEVHFLLRSISDNDLLAMRRQGRFLWETYFSTSDTVFNTILATLRTRIQIPAAPIREEPAVEIPHRSGKAAGTDPNMADNGDLDLGPVETEPPYASPKYLRNFTLTATDIYRNWNMAPGPFHLFPHTPFDPVLPSEAKFLGSGTGFRPIGGGAGGSGKEFQAALGGNVPREQFTVVMLTYEREEVLMNSLERLNGLPYLNKVVVVWNSPKLPSEDLLWPDIGVPIVVVRTEKNSLNNRFLPWDEIETEAVLSIDDDAHLRHDEIMFGFR, translated from the coding sequence ATGAGTGGGTACACCATGCTGCGAAATGGGGGTTTTGGGAATGGAGGTCAACCATGGATGCTTCGGTGGTCCAGCCGAATTAGACTTTCCTGGCTTAGCTTCACACTGTTCATCATCCTGGTTTTCTTCCCACTCATAGCCCACTATTACCTCACCACCATCGACGATGATAACAACCGAGGAAAACCACTTTTTGTCCCGCGGACAGGCAATGAACTTTGCGAAGTGAAGCATGTACAGGATCTGTGCCGGATACGAGAGTCCGTCAGTGAAGAGCTCCTGCAGTTGGAAGCCAAGAGACAGGAGCTCAATAGCGAGATTGCAAAGTTAAACTTAAAAATAGaagcatgcaaaaaaagtatCGAGAACGCAAAGCAGGACCTGCTTCAGCTCAAAAATGTCATCAGTCAAACTGAGCATTCGTATAAAGAACTGATGGCACAAAATCAGCCAAAGCTTTCATTGCCAATCAGGCTGTTGCCAGATAAAGACGATGTTAACTTACCTTTGCCAAAGTCCAAAAGGAACTGCCGGCTGCATAACTGTTTTGATTACTCCAGGTGCCCTCTTACTTCGGGTTTTCCTGTTTATGTGTACAACGGTGATCAGTATCCTTTTGGCAACTTAATCGATCCGTTGATCAAACAAGCCTTGGAGGCCAGTGTCAGAACTAACATATACGTGACTGAAAATGCTAATATTGCTTGTATATATGTAGTTTTATTGGGAGAAATGCAGGAATCGTCAATGCCAAAACCTACTGACCTAGAGCAGCAGTTGCACTCTTTGCCATACTGGAGGACTGATGGCCACAATCACCTTATCATTAATTTGTCTAGAAAATCTGAAACCCAGAACTATCTTTATAACGTCAGCACAGGCCGTGCCATGATTGCTCAGTCCACCTATTATGATTTACAATACCGACCAGGATTTGACATTATCACAACGCCATTAGTTCATGCAATGTCTGAACCCAACTTCCTAGAGATTCCATCGCAGGTGCCAGTTAAACGCAAGTACCTTTTTAGCTTCCAAGGGGAGAAGATTGAATCCTTGCGTTCAAGCCTGCAAGAGGCTCGTTCGTTTGAGGAAGAGATTGAAGGCAATGCACCGGCTGACTATGATGACCGCATCATCACCACTCTGAAGGCTGTCCAGGACAGTAAGTTGGACTTCGTCATGGTTGAATTTACATGTAAAAACCAACCAAAAGCAAGCTTGCCCACCGAGTGGGCCCTATGTGGGGGAAGGGAAGACAGGTTAGAGCTACTGAAGCAATCCACTTTTGCACTTATAATTACACCAGGTGATTCCCAGCTTATCATATCCGCTGGCAGTGCCATGCGACTTTTTGAGGCTCTTGAGGTGGGAGCCATCCCAGTCATTCTTGGAGAGCAGATCCAGTTACCTTACCATGACATGATACGGTGGAACGAGGCGGTGTTTATCATACCAAAACCACGCATCACAGAGGTACATTTTCTCTTGAGAAGCATTTCTGATAATGACCTCCTTGCCATGAGAAGGCAAGGACGTTTCCTATGGGAGACATATTTTTCTACATCTGATACGGTTTTTAACACTATCTTAGCAACTCTAAGGACTCGTATCCAAATTCCGGCCGCACCCATCAGGGAAGAGCCGGCTGTTGAAATTCCTCATCGTTCTGGAAAAGCTGCAGGTACAGACCCGAACATGGCAGACAATGGAGACTTAGATTTGGGACCAGTTGAAACCGAACCACCCTACGCCTCTCCTAAATATCTGCGTAACTTTACTTTGACCGCAACCGATATTTACCGTAACTGGAATATGGCCCCGGGCCCCTTTCACCTATTTCCCCATACACCATTTGACCCTGTCTTGCCCTCGGAAGCAAAATTCCTGGGATCCGGTACTGGGTTTCGTCCAATAGGAGGTGGGGCAGGTGGATCTGGAAAAGAGTTTCAGGCTGCTCTCGGAGGAAATGTACCAAGGGAACAATTCACTGTTGTTATGTTAACCTATGAGCGAGAGGAAGTATTGATGAACTCCCTGGAGAGGTTAAACGGACTcccttatttaaataaagttgtcGTAGTTTGGAATTCTCCCAAGTTACCATCCGAGGACCTCTTATGGCCAGACATTGGCGTGCCTATTGTG